The Streptomyces spororaveus genome includes a region encoding these proteins:
- a CDS encoding serine/threonine-protein kinase, whose product MERVGPAGPTHVGPFKVAGVLGQGGMGRVLLCAGPDGRLVAVKQVLAHFADDEGFRARFRREVAASRKVSGAYTAAVMDADPDAPTPWLASVFVSGPSLGDVVKADGVLEEAVVHRLAAGLASALAEIHRAGLIHRDLKPDNVLLTEDGVRVIDLGIARVTEDEVEGDSGLTRTGWVIGSPSFMSPEQAESKPLTPASDVFSLGSMLVMAFTGSSPFAGASTLRTLYDVVHAAPDLSAVPDGLRGIVERCLAKDPAARPTPAQLLELLGPVAPTGLQWPPAVYRMLAEQRADIDRLLSGGTADVAVPQEPLPEPEPQPEFAPEPESAHEPDESVERAAEVAESAPHPVPPRPMSPPTEPSPTSPRRRSRTVALVAAGVLVVTGAGVGAYTTLDRKTESVGPGPAVYTDAPACPEASRNIPLTGRDPQEDFHIAKDFEAKTMCSWYDTSDKWIAMVRWEVKQGGGDAANAKLQQAEFATDAAAGKRVNSLGFGDGAYWRTVDTEWTCELAVRHGNLIVRVGLAQTGGCEQKAKEVAKAALAAAPVKKSR is encoded by the coding sequence ATGGAGCGCGTAGGACCGGCCGGTCCGACGCACGTGGGGCCGTTCAAGGTGGCCGGCGTGCTCGGGCAGGGTGGCATGGGGCGGGTACTGCTGTGCGCGGGGCCTGACGGGCGGCTCGTCGCCGTCAAGCAGGTGCTCGCGCACTTCGCCGACGACGAGGGCTTCCGGGCCCGTTTCCGGCGCGAGGTTGCGGCCTCGCGCAAGGTCTCCGGCGCCTATACGGCAGCCGTCATGGACGCCGACCCGGACGCGCCGACACCGTGGCTGGCCTCGGTGTTCGTGTCCGGGCCCTCGCTCGGGGACGTGGTCAAGGCGGACGGCGTGCTGGAGGAAGCCGTCGTCCACCGGCTGGCGGCGGGGCTCGCGTCGGCGCTCGCGGAGATCCACCGGGCGGGGCTGATTCACCGGGACCTCAAGCCCGACAACGTGCTCCTCACCGAGGACGGCGTACGCGTCATCGACCTCGGCATCGCGCGGGTGACCGAGGACGAGGTCGAGGGCGACAGCGGGCTGACGCGCACCGGCTGGGTGATCGGTTCGCCCTCCTTCATGTCGCCCGAGCAGGCCGAGAGCAAGCCGCTGACCCCGGCGAGCGATGTGTTCTCGCTCGGATCGATGCTGGTCATGGCGTTCACCGGCAGCAGCCCCTTCGCCGGGGCCTCGACCCTCCGGACGCTCTACGACGTGGTGCACGCCGCCCCCGACCTGAGCGCGGTGCCCGACGGGCTGCGCGGGATCGTGGAGCGCTGCCTGGCCAAGGACCCGGCAGCCAGGCCCACCCCGGCGCAGCTGCTCGAACTCCTCGGGCCGGTCGCTCCGACAGGCCTGCAGTGGCCGCCCGCCGTGTACCGGATGCTGGCCGAACAACGGGCGGACATCGACCGGCTGCTGTCCGGGGGGACGGCGGACGTGGCGGTGCCGCAGGAACCGCTCCCGGAGCCGGAGCCGCAGCCGGAGTTCGCTCCCGAGCCCGAGTCCGCGCACGAACCCGATGAGTCGGTGGAGCGTGCGGCGGAGGTCGCTGAGTCCGCCCCGCACCCCGTTCCTCCCCGGCCGATGAGCCCGCCGACCGAGCCGTCGCCCACGTCGCCGCGCAGGCGGTCGCGGACCGTGGCGCTGGTGGCCGCCGGAGTGCTGGTCGTGACGGGTGCCGGTGTGGGGGCGTACACCACCCTGGACCGGAAGACGGAAAGCGTCGGTCCCGGTCCCGCCGTCTACACCGACGCGCCGGCCTGTCCGGAGGCGTCCCGGAACATCCCGCTGACCGGGCGGGATCCCCAGGAGGACTTCCACATCGCGAAGGACTTCGAGGCGAAGACGATGTGCTCCTGGTACGACACCTCCGACAAGTGGATCGCGATGGTCCGGTGGGAGGTCAAGCAGGGTGGTGGCGATGCCGCCAACGCGAAGCTCCAGCAGGCCGAGTTCGCCACGGACGCGGCAGCCGGGAAGCGGGTGAACAGCCTCGGGTTCGGCGACGGGGCGTACTGGAGGACCGTCGACACCGAGTGGACGTGTGAGCTCGCCGTCCGCCACGGCAATCTGATCGTCCGGGTCGGCCTCGCCCAAACCGGTGGCTGCGAGCAGAAGGCCAAGGAGGTCGCCAAGGCCGCGCTGGCGGCCGCGCCCGTCAAGAAGTCCCGCTGA
- a CDS encoding helix-turn-helix transcriptional regulator has product MLAALGLDATAEAVYRTMLARPRDGVHALADHLGTSEAEIRSSLDLLSELALIRPSYEREGELHAVPPEVGMEILMARQQADLAAQQLRIEASRAAAAQLIAEFADLSPTVSSPGVEQLVGLDEIRTRISGLAHGVQTDLMTFAPGGGHRPETLEASKASDLALLDRGVRMRSLFQDSVRNSQTTVAYTTWLGKLGGEVRTAPDLPTRLMIFDRTTAVIPVSSDDSSAGAVVLTGQGTLTALCALFENVWSTAQPLGASPEERQEGGLSPQETTVIRLLAQGLTDEAIAKRLAVSPRTARRLANGLMEQLSAASRFEFGVRAVQRGWLPGTE; this is encoded by the coding sequence GTGCTGGCAGCACTTGGCCTCGACGCGACCGCAGAGGCCGTCTACCGCACCATGCTCGCGCGCCCGCGCGACGGAGTGCACGCTCTTGCCGACCACCTCGGCACATCCGAGGCGGAGATCCGGAGCAGTCTGGACCTGCTCAGTGAGCTGGCCCTGATCCGCCCGTCCTACGAACGGGAGGGAGAGCTCCACGCCGTCCCGCCCGAGGTCGGCATGGAGATCCTGATGGCCCGCCAGCAGGCGGATCTCGCGGCTCAGCAACTGCGCATCGAGGCATCGCGCGCGGCCGCCGCCCAGCTGATCGCGGAGTTCGCCGATCTGAGCCCGACCGTCTCCAGCCCCGGCGTGGAGCAACTGGTGGGCCTGGACGAAATCCGAACCCGGATCAGCGGCCTGGCGCACGGGGTCCAGACCGATCTGATGACCTTCGCGCCCGGCGGGGGCCACCGGCCGGAGACCCTGGAAGCCTCGAAGGCGAGCGACCTGGCCCTGCTGGACCGCGGGGTACGGATGCGGTCCCTGTTCCAGGACAGCGTGCGCAACAGCCAGACCACCGTGGCCTACACGACGTGGCTGGGCAAGCTCGGCGGAGAGGTGCGGACCGCTCCCGACCTGCCGACCCGGCTGATGATCTTCGACCGGACCACCGCCGTCATCCCGGTCAGCAGCGACGACAGCTCGGCGGGCGCGGTGGTCCTCACCGGCCAGGGCACCCTGACGGCGCTGTGCGCGCTCTTCGAGAACGTCTGGTCGACCGCACAGCCCCTGGGCGCATCCCCGGAAGAGCGGCAGGAGGGCGGGCTCAGCCCGCAGGAGACCACAGTGATCCGGCTGCTGGCGCAGGGACTGACCGACGAGGCGATCGCCAAGCGGCTCGCGGTCTCGCCCCGCACGGCCCGACGGCTGGCCAACGGCCTGATGGAACAGCTGAGCGCCGCGAGCCGGTTCGAGTTCGGCGTCCGCGCGGTCCAGCGCGGCTGGCTCCCCGGCACGGAATAG
- a CDS encoding helix-turn-helix domain-containing protein, protein MVKIRELDPSASPLDFYGYELRRLREQAGLKQAQLGEIIFCTGSLVGQIETTKRVPTRDFSERVDAALNTGGVFSRLVGLVLRSVLPTWFQAYAEMEARASYISTFQAQLVYGLLQTPAYARAVLGVRTEGDLDAKVAARMDRQRILDREDPPLMWVVMSEAVLHQEIGGREVMRNQLAHLLEQQRREWVKVQILPFEAGAHVGLDGTFNLLRFEDDPDVVYTEDFVQGHMTANPQALREGSLRYDHLQAAALSLEDSAVRIARVMEERYGHHPEPDGRAVA, encoded by the coding sequence ATGGTCAAGATCCGCGAGCTCGATCCCAGCGCCTCGCCGCTGGACTTCTACGGGTACGAACTGCGGCGCCTGAGGGAGCAGGCGGGCCTGAAGCAGGCGCAGTTGGGCGAGATCATCTTCTGTACGGGCTCCCTGGTCGGCCAGATCGAGACGACGAAGCGCGTCCCGACCCGGGATTTCTCGGAGCGGGTGGACGCGGCCCTCAATACCGGCGGGGTGTTCTCGCGTCTGGTGGGACTGGTGCTGCGGAGCGTGCTGCCGACGTGGTTCCAGGCGTATGCGGAGATGGAGGCGCGAGCGTCGTACATCTCCACCTTCCAGGCGCAGTTGGTCTACGGGCTGCTGCAGACGCCCGCCTACGCGCGGGCCGTGCTCGGCGTGCGGACCGAAGGCGACCTCGACGCGAAGGTGGCCGCGCGGATGGACCGGCAGCGGATCCTCGACCGCGAAGACCCGCCACTGATGTGGGTGGTGATGAGCGAGGCCGTGCTGCATCAGGAGATCGGTGGCCGCGAGGTCATGCGGAACCAGCTCGCCCACTTGCTGGAGCAGCAGAGGAGGGAGTGGGTGAAGGTGCAGATCCTGCCGTTCGAGGCGGGCGCCCACGTGGGGCTGGACGGGACATTCAACCTTCTGCGGTTCGAGGACGACCCTGACGTCGTCTACACCGAGGACTTCGTGCAGGGCCATATGACGGCCAATCCGCAAGCTCTCAGGGAGGGTTCGCTCCGATACGATCATTTGCAGGCAGCCGCCCTGTCCCTGGAGGACTCGGCCGTACGGATCGCCCGCGTAATGGAGGAGCGTTATGGACACCATCCGGAACCTGACGGGCGCGCAGTGGCGTAA
- a CDS encoding serine/threonine-protein kinase translates to MIEDRYALAELLGRGGFGEVWRAEDSRVGRQVAVKIGYPQTPEDTRRFEREASLAGNLAHPNIATIHDFGRTEREGRDAVYLVMELLRGRSLADVLEAGVPPLADALEWAGRIADALGAAHAAGIVHRDVKPANVMVTDGGLTKVLDFGIAKAGSAAGAVTTTGLTATGMIIGSFPYMAPERWTGGANGVPVDGRADLYALGCVLTELLTGTRPFAAREMHELLAQHLTTAPPAPSSLRAGLPAALDSLVLELLAKDPADRPADAAEVSRRLAEIARSEAPAPVPAPVPAPVPAGSFPPPPSYAPTVHTAAADPVRAMLERRLTQLLEDEPADVVQRLRMLTDDLTEELGAQDALTVRAAYHRAMRVAGPSRTIDLERLLPRMVRVLGLEHPDTVTGRAAWVGEAAAFGPGDGRRHEQELREIVEQATRAFGTHDLVTLTARYHLASAMHRGAHARDGQWDARSRERALSERAWLGPLLPDLEWALTADSPVLLDVRRRLAHDAWLVGDTAGAALLYWRLFPNLAELAERGDPEVAHRVLRTIGEAGDPAAALAHLNPLLRRIPFIPGKQDLAQEVSDTRADFRRAVREQRRAEGTGGAGGLSRLFGR, encoded by the coding sequence GTGATCGAAGACCGGTACGCGCTGGCCGAGTTGCTCGGCCGGGGCGGCTTCGGCGAGGTGTGGCGGGCCGAGGACAGCCGAGTGGGCCGCCAGGTCGCCGTGAAGATCGGATATCCGCAGACGCCGGAGGACACCCGCCGCTTCGAGCGGGAGGCCAGCCTCGCCGGGAACCTCGCGCACCCCAACATCGCCACCATCCACGACTTCGGGCGCACGGAACGCGAGGGGCGCGACGCCGTCTACCTCGTCATGGAGCTGCTCCGGGGCCGCAGCCTGGCCGACGTACTGGAAGCCGGCGTACCGCCGCTCGCGGACGCCCTGGAGTGGGCCGGACGCATCGCGGACGCGCTGGGGGCGGCCCACGCCGCCGGGATCGTCCACCGGGACGTCAAGCCGGCCAATGTGATGGTCACCGACGGCGGGCTGACGAAGGTGCTCGACTTCGGCATCGCCAAGGCCGGGAGCGCCGCCGGAGCCGTCACCACGACAGGGCTGACGGCCACCGGCATGATCATCGGCTCCTTCCCGTACATGGCCCCCGAGCGGTGGACCGGCGGGGCGAACGGCGTGCCCGTCGACGGGCGGGCCGACCTGTACGCCCTGGGCTGCGTGCTGACGGAACTGCTGACCGGCACCCGCCCCTTCGCCGCGCGCGAGATGCACGAGCTGCTCGCCCAGCACCTCACGACCGCGCCGCCCGCGCCGAGTTCGCTGCGGGCGGGGCTGCCGGCCGCGCTGGACTCCCTCGTACTGGAGCTGCTCGCGAAGGACCCGGCGGACCGCCCCGCGGACGCGGCCGAGGTGTCCCGGCGGCTGGCGGAGATCGCCCGGAGCGAGGCCCCCGCGCCCGTACCTGCGCCCGTACCGGCACCCGTACCGGCGGGGTCCTTCCCGCCCCCACCCTCCTACGCGCCCACCGTGCACACCGCGGCCGCCGATCCGGTCCGCGCGATGCTGGAGCGCCGGCTGACACAGCTGCTGGAGGACGAACCGGCCGACGTCGTGCAACGGCTGCGCATGCTGACCGACGACCTGACCGAGGAGCTCGGCGCGCAGGACGCCCTGACGGTGCGGGCCGCCTACCACCGCGCGATGCGGGTCGCCGGGCCGTCCAGGACGATCGATCTGGAGCGCCTGCTGCCGCGCATGGTGCGGGTCCTGGGCCTGGAGCACCCGGACACGGTCACCGGGCGCGCCGCCTGGGTCGGCGAGGCGGCGGCCTTCGGGCCCGGGGACGGCCGCCGGCACGAGCAGGAGCTGCGCGAGATCGTCGAGCAGGCGACACGGGCGTTCGGCACGCACGACCTGGTCACGCTGACCGCCCGCTACCACCTCGCGTCGGCCATGCACCGGGGCGCCCACGCCCGCGACGGCCAGTGGGACGCGCGCAGCCGGGAGCGCGCGCTGAGCGAGCGCGCCTGGCTGGGGCCACTGCTGCCCGACCTGGAATGGGCCCTGACCGCCGACAGTCCGGTCCTGCTGGACGTGCGGCGCAGGCTGGCCCACGACGCCTGGCTGGTCGGTGACACCGCCGGCGCCGCGCTCCTGTACTGGCGGCTCTTCCCGAACCTCGCCGAGCTCGCCGAGCGCGGCGATCCGGAGGTGGCCCACCGAGTGCTCCGCACCATCGGCGAGGCGGGCGATCCGGCGGCCGCCCTGGCGCACCTGAACCCGCTGCTGCGCCGGATCCCCTTCATCCCCGGCAAGCAGGACCTGGCCCAGGAGGTCTCCGACACCCGGGCGGACTTCCGGCGTGCCGTACGGGAGCAGCGGCGGGCCGAGGGGACGGGCGGGGCGGGCGGCCTGTCCCGGCTGTTCGGCCGCTGA
- a CDS encoding FG-GAP repeat domain-containing protein, producing the protein MPRTKSTLASLASLTVLAAAGAAVTLAAPAQAASSVGGTITRGEVIARAQSWVDQGVPYNQGAYHSDSNGSYREDCSGYVSMAWHLNSSLVTQTLPNVSTKISFSQLKAGDAMDYTAAHTFLFAGWTNQATGAFTYYAESNTNNPTHGPTAANINSSSLEGWPTSYYDALRYDNIVDDPAPVTHMARTVGGDFNGDGKQDIAGIDANYNLKLYTGDGAGNVGGGTNMLGSNGLWKGFKTIAAGDFNGDGKQDIAGIDANDNLKLYTGDGAGNVGGGTNMLGSNGLWKGFKTIAAGDFNGDGKQDIAGIDANDNLKLYTGDGAGNVGGGTNMLGSNGLWKGFKTIAAGDFNGDGKQDIAGIDANDNLKLYTGDGAGNVGGGTNMLGSNGLWKGFRSLLAGDFNSDGKQDIAGIDANNNMKLYAGNGAGTVSGGSNMLGSNGLWSGF; encoded by the coding sequence ATGCCTCGTACCAAGAGCACTCTGGCTTCCCTCGCGTCCCTGACCGTGCTCGCCGCCGCCGGTGCCGCCGTAACGCTCGCCGCTCCGGCCCAGGCCGCCTCCTCCGTGGGTGGCACTATCACCCGCGGCGAGGTGATAGCCCGCGCCCAGAGCTGGGTCGACCAGGGTGTGCCGTACAACCAGGGCGCCTACCACTCGGACTCCAACGGCTCGTACCGGGAGGACTGCTCCGGATACGTGTCCATGGCCTGGCACCTGAACTCCAGCCTGGTCACCCAGACCCTGCCCAACGTGTCCACCAAGATCAGCTTCTCGCAGCTCAAGGCGGGTGACGCGATGGACTACACCGCCGCACACACCTTCCTGTTCGCGGGCTGGACCAACCAGGCCACGGGCGCCTTCACCTACTACGCCGAGAGCAACACCAACAACCCGACGCACGGCCCGACTGCGGCGAACATCAACAGCTCGTCCCTGGAGGGCTGGCCGACCAGCTACTACGACGCGCTGCGCTACGACAACATCGTCGACGACCCGGCTCCGGTGACGCATATGGCGCGGACGGTGGGTGGTGACTTCAACGGTGACGGGAAGCAGGACATCGCCGGTATCGATGCGAACTACAACCTGAAGCTGTACACGGGTGACGGTGCGGGCAACGTCGGCGGCGGTACCAACATGTTGGGCAGCAACGGTCTGTGGAAGGGCTTCAAGACCATCGCGGCCGGTGACTTCAATGGTGACGGCAAGCAGGACATCGCGGGCATTGACGCGAACGACAACCTGAAGCTGTACACGGGTGACGGTGCGGGCAACGTCGGCGGCGGTACCAACATGTTGGGCAGCAACGGTCTGTGGAAGGGCTTCAAGACCATCGCGGCCGGTGACTTCAATGGTGACGGCAAGCAGGACATCGCGGGCATTGACGCGAACGACAACCTGAAGCTGTACACGGGTGACGGTGCGGGCAACGTCGGCGGCGGTACCAACATGTTGGGCAGCAACGGTCTGTGGAAGGGCTTCAAGACCATCGCGGCCGGTGACTTCAATGGTGACGGCAAGCAGGACATCGCCGGTATCGACGCGAACGACAACCTGAAGCTGTACACGGGTGACGGTGCGGGCAACGTCGGCGGCGGTACCAACATGTTGGGCAGCAACGGTCTGTGGAAGGGCTTCCGTTCCCTCCTGGCCGGTGACTTCAACTCCGATGGCAAGCAGGACATCGCGGGCATCGACGCCAACAACAACATGAAGCTCTACGCCGGCAACGGCGCGGGCACGGTCAGCGGCGGCAGCAACATGCTCGGCAGCAACGGCCTCTGGTCCGGCTTCTAA
- a CDS encoding transglycosylase family protein, whose product MSSKRTLSAALVVLISGSALCLNVATAGAASVSTWDKVAACESGGNWSINTGNGYYGGLQFSPSTWTGFGGATYAARADQATKQQQILIGEKVLAAQGQGAWPSCGPAAGLGSDHADPYPADPAPAPVMARTTAGDFNGDGKQDIAGIDANYNLKLYTGDGAGHVGGGTNMLGSNGLWKGFKTIAAGDFNGDGKQDIAGIDANYNLKLYTGDGAGNVGGGTNMLGSTGLWKGFETITAADFNRDGKQDIAGIDANYNLKLYTGDGAGNVGGGTNMLGSNGLWKGFKAIAAADFTFDNTVDIAGIDANSNLKHYEGDSKGQLAGGQDMLGSTGLWKGFRSLMAADFDGDGHADIAGIDANNNMKLYLGDHGGRVSGGTDMLGSNGLWAGF is encoded by the coding sequence ATGTCCAGCAAGCGCACCCTGTCGGCCGCCCTCGTCGTCCTGATCTCCGGCTCCGCCCTCTGCCTGAACGTCGCCACCGCCGGCGCCGCCTCCGTGAGCACGTGGGACAAGGTCGCCGCGTGCGAGAGCGGCGGGAACTGGAGCATCAACACCGGGAACGGCTACTACGGAGGTCTCCAGTTCTCCCCGTCGACCTGGACGGGATTCGGAGGCGCAACCTACGCCGCCCGCGCCGACCAGGCCACCAAGCAGCAGCAGATCCTCATAGGCGAGAAGGTCCTCGCGGCCCAGGGCCAGGGGGCTTGGCCCAGCTGCGGACCGGCGGCCGGCCTGGGCAGCGACCACGCCGATCCCTACCCGGCCGACCCGGCTCCCGCTCCGGTCATGGCGCGGACCACGGCCGGTGACTTCAATGGTGACGGGAAGCAGGACATCGCGGGTATCGATGCGAACTACAACCTGAAGCTGTACACGGGTGACGGTGCGGGTCATGTCGGTGGCGGTACCAACATGTTGGGCAGCAACGGTCTGTGGAAGGGCTTCAAGACCATCGCGGCCGGTGACTTCAATGGTGACGGGAAGCAGGACATCGCGGGCATCGACGCGAACTACAACCTGAAGCTGTACACGGGTGACGGTGCGGGCAACGTCGGCGGCGGTACCAACATGTTGGGCAGCACCGGCCTGTGGAAGGGCTTCGAGACCATCACGGCCGCTGACTTCAACCGTGACGGGAAGCAGGACATCGCGGGTATCGATGCGAACTACAACCTGAAGCTGTACACGGGTGACGGTGCGGGCAACGTCGGCGGCGGTACCAACATGTTGGGCAGCAACGGTCTGTGGAAGGGCTTCAAGGCGATCGCGGCCGCCGACTTCACCTTCGACAACACGGTGGACATCGCCGGTATCGACGCGAACTCCAACCTGAAGCACTACGAGGGTGACTCCAAGGGCCAGCTCGCCGGCGGCCAGGACATGCTGGGCAGCACAGGCCTGTGGAAGGGCTTCCGGTCCCTGATGGCAGCGGACTTCGACGGTGACGGCCACGCGGACATCGCGGGCATCGACGCCAACAACAACATGAAGCTGTATCTGGGTGACCACGGGGGCCGGGTCAGCGGCGGTACCGACATGCTCGGCAGCAACGGCCTCTGGGCCGGCTTCTAG
- a CDS encoding DNA alkylation repair protein has translation MTEATGTTVEQVMAELAALEDPKTRAVNERHGDDHGVNLTKLRAVAKRLKTQQDLARELWRTGDTAARLLALLICRPRAFERAELDTMLREARTPKVQDWLVNYVVKKSPHSEELRLAWFADPDPVIASAGWALTTERVAKKPDGLDLPGLLDAIEAQMKDAPERLQWAMNHCLAQIGIEHPEHRARAIGIGERLEVLKDYPTPPNCTSPFAPAWIGEMVRRQQEKP, from the coding sequence ATGACCGAGGCGACCGGGACGACGGTGGAGCAGGTCATGGCCGAGCTGGCCGCACTGGAGGATCCGAAGACGCGCGCGGTGAACGAGCGGCACGGTGACGATCACGGAGTGAACCTCACCAAGCTGCGCGCGGTCGCCAAGCGGCTGAAGACGCAGCAGGACCTCGCACGCGAGCTCTGGCGGACCGGTGACACCGCGGCCCGGCTCCTGGCGCTGCTGATCTGCCGCCCCAGGGCCTTCGAGCGCGCCGAGCTGGACACCATGCTGCGCGAGGCCCGCACCCCCAAGGTGCAGGACTGGCTCGTGAACTACGTGGTGAAGAAGAGCCCGCACTCCGAAGAGCTGCGCCTCGCCTGGTTCGCGGACCCCGATCCGGTGATCGCGAGTGCCGGCTGGGCGCTGACCACCGAACGGGTCGCGAAGAAGCCCGACGGCCTCGACCTCCCGGGGCTGCTCGATGCCATCGAGGCGCAGATGAAGGACGCCCCGGAGCGTCTGCAGTGGGCGATGAACCACTGCCTGGCCCAGATCGGCATCGAGCACCCCGAGCACCGCGCCCGTGCGATCGGCATCGGCGAGCGCCTGGAAGTCCTCAAGGACTACCCGACTCCCCCGAACTGCACGTCCCCGTTCGCGCCCGCCTGGATCGGCGAGATGGTGCGACGGCAGCAGGAGAAGCCGTAG
- a CDS encoding DUF397 domain-containing protein, with translation MDTIRNLTGAQWRKSSYSGTTGGDCIECAPLGDTGWLKASYSGDTGGECVEVAAQPCRVAVRDSKNPEGPVFTVHPAAFEAFVKSLSV, from the coding sequence ATGGACACCATCCGGAACCTGACGGGCGCGCAGTGGCGTAAGTCTTCGTACAGCGGGACCACTGGCGGCGACTGCATCGAGTGCGCGCCGCTCGGTGACACCGGCTGGCTCAAGGCCTCGTACAGCGGGGACACAGGTGGCGAGTGCGTCGAGGTCGCCGCTCAGCCGTGCCGCGTCGCCGTACGGGACTCCAAGAACCCCGAGGGTCCCGTCTTCACCGTCCACCCGGCGGCGTTCGAGGCCTTCGTGAAATCCCTCTCGGTATGA